One Halolamina litorea genomic window carries:
- a CDS encoding class I SAM-dependent methyltransferase — protein sequence MREFTPEYLEHTRRGMWESTAALDALALDDRERVLDVGCGTGELSRVLAAETPGEVIGVDADPRLLAVASEETGLPTVGGDATRLPFGDGVADLVVCQALLINLPDPAAAVREFARVSEDLVAAIEPNNAAVAVASTVDTEERLEREVREAYLDGVETDVAMGERVPDLFEAAGVDVIDRRTYEHEKLVEPPYSEPALEDAARKASGAGIAEHETELRAAGVDYDELRARWREMGREVVAAMGEERYRRREVVPFEVTVGRV from the coding sequence GTGCGGGAGTTCACCCCGGAGTACCTCGAACACACGCGCCGCGGCATGTGGGAGTCGACGGCGGCGCTCGACGCTCTCGCGCTCGACGACCGGGAGCGCGTGCTGGACGTGGGCTGTGGCACGGGCGAACTCTCCCGGGTGCTCGCGGCCGAAACCCCCGGCGAGGTCATCGGCGTCGACGCCGACCCGCGGCTGCTCGCGGTTGCCAGCGAGGAGACCGGCCTGCCGACCGTCGGCGGTGATGCGACCCGGCTGCCGTTCGGCGACGGCGTCGCCGACCTCGTCGTCTGTCAGGCGCTGTTGATCAATCTCCCCGACCCCGCCGCAGCCGTCCGGGAGTTCGCCCGCGTCTCGGAGGATCTCGTCGCGGCGATCGAGCCGAACAACGCCGCCGTGGCGGTCGCCTCGACGGTCGACACTGAGGAACGACTGGAGCGGGAGGTGCGGGAGGCGTACCTCGACGGCGTCGAGACCGACGTGGCGATGGGCGAGCGTGTCCCCGACCTGTTCGAGGCGGCCGGCGTCGACGTGATCGACCGACGTACCTACGAGCACGAGAAGCTTGTCGAACCGCCGTACTCGGAGCCGGCGCTGGAGGACGCCGCCCGGAAGGCAAGCGGTGCCGGGATCGCCGAGCACGAGACCGAACTCCGCGCCGCGGGCGTCGACTACGACGAGCTCCGCGCTCGCTGGCGCGAGATGGGCCGAGAGGTCGTGGCCGCGATGGGTGAGGAGCGCTACCGCCGGCGCGAGGTGGTACCCTTCGAGGTGACGGTGGGGCGGGTCTGA
- a CDS encoding deoxyribonuclease IV yields MLRIGAHVSIAGGVDNAVERQVEIDGNCGQVFTHSPQVWDHGEITDEEAARFREETAEELAGPWVIHSSYLVNLCTPKEGLREKSRDSMQQEVDAAARLGIDYVNVHLGAHTGAGVDGGLENAAGVVDSLDVPDDVTVLIESDAGSGTKLGGQFEHLARIIDETDEEIGVCIDTAHTFAAGYDLSTAEAVDETVAEFDDVVGTEYLHAIHLNDSKHECGTNKDEHAHIGDGYIGDEGMGRIINHPEWRDVPLVLETPTEDGRSFAWNVEHVRELRE; encoded by the coding sequence ATGCTCAGGATCGGCGCTCACGTCTCCATCGCGGGCGGGGTCGACAATGCGGTCGAGCGACAGGTCGAGATCGACGGCAACTGCGGGCAGGTGTTCACCCACTCCCCACAGGTCTGGGACCACGGCGAGATCACCGACGAGGAGGCCGCACGCTTCCGCGAGGAGACCGCCGAGGAACTGGCGGGGCCGTGGGTCATCCACTCCTCGTACCTCGTGAACCTCTGTACGCCCAAGGAGGGGCTGCGCGAGAAGAGCCGCGACTCGATGCAACAGGAGGTCGACGCCGCCGCCCGGCTGGGGATCGACTACGTCAACGTCCACCTCGGCGCCCACACCGGCGCCGGCGTCGACGGCGGGCTGGAGAACGCCGCGGGCGTCGTCGACAGCCTCGACGTGCCCGACGACGTGACGGTCCTCATCGAGAGCGACGCCGGCAGCGGCACCAAACTCGGCGGGCAGTTCGAACACCTCGCGCGGATCATCGACGAGACCGACGAGGAGATCGGCGTCTGTATCGACACCGCCCATACGTTCGCGGCGGGCTACGACCTCTCCACCGCGGAGGCCGTCGACGAGACCGTCGCGGAGTTCGACGACGTGGTCGGCACCGAGTACCTCCACGCGATCCACCTCAACGACTCCAAACACGAGTGCGGGACGAACAAGGACGAACACGCCCACATCGGCGACGGCTACATCGGCGACGAGGGGATGGGCCGGATCATCAACCACCCCGAGTGGCGCGACGTGCCGCTCGTGCTCGAAACCCCGACGGAGGACGGCCGTAGCTTCGCGTGGAACGTCGAACACGTCCGGGAACTCCGGGAGTAG
- a CDS encoding NEW3 domain-containing protein has product MRPLLLVALLSLLVAPAAGAAAPADASAPDRAAIQSDTTLSGTVSYLNGTAVADATVLVGSEARLGNATESELREIAAEQPDGVAATTTNASGGYELTVPAEIDAETVVAVSEAGVSAPRNYVAGRMDLTVRTTSTLTFESPTVPAEPGGRIDLPFTLTHTGDQPLEGLSLSLTTPQGWNFVSASSDTGTFHESNRTFTWDTIEPGETVEANFRIFVGLNAINDSAQVYDLTTFAASDTHSIESSAQVRVRYPTERSDAEAPGFGTPAALIAVAGVAAAALARRD; this is encoded by the coding sequence ATGCGACCGCTCCTCCTCGTCGCGCTGCTCTCGCTGCTCGTCGCGCCCGCCGCGGGTGCGGCCGCGCCGGCCGACGCGTCGGCGCCCGATCGGGCGGCGATCCAGTCGGACACCACGCTCAGCGGTACCGTCTCCTACCTCAACGGCACCGCCGTCGCCGACGCAACGGTGCTGGTCGGGAGCGAAGCCCGGCTCGGCAACGCGACCGAAAGCGAACTCCGTGAGATCGCCGCCGAACAGCCCGACGGCGTCGCCGCGACGACGACCAACGCCTCCGGGGGGTACGAACTGACTGTCCCCGCCGAGATCGACGCCGAGACCGTCGTCGCCGTCTCCGAGGCGGGCGTGAGTGCGCCACGGAACTACGTCGCCGGCCGGATGGACCTCACCGTCCGCACGACGAGCACGCTGACCTTCGAGTCGCCGACCGTCCCCGCCGAACCCGGCGGCCGGATCGACCTCCCGTTCACACTCACCCACACCGGCGACCAGCCCCTCGAAGGACTCTCGCTCTCGCTGACGACACCCCAGGGCTGGAACTTCGTCTCGGCGTCCTCCGACACCGGGACGTTCCACGAGAGCAACCGCACGTTCACGTGGGACACCATCGAGCCCGGTGAGACCGTCGAAGCGAACTTCCGGATCTTCGTCGGCCTGAACGCGATCAACGACTCCGCGCAGGTGTACGACCTCACCACCTTCGCCGCCAGCGACACCCACTCGATCGAGTCCTCCGCACAGGTCCGGGTGCGCTACCCGACCGAGCGTAGCGACGCCGAAGCGCCTGGCTTCGGCACCCCCGCCGCGCTGATCGCCGTCGCCGGCGTCGCCGCGGCCGCGCTGGCCCGCCGCGACTGA